The Streptococcus oralis Uo5 genome includes a window with the following:
- the thrC gene encoding threonine synthase: MTLVYQSTRDANNTVTASQAILQGLATDGGLFTPLTYPKVDLDFDTLKDASYQEVAKLVLSAFLDDFTAEELDYCINNAYDSKFDTPAIAPLVKLDGQYNLELFHGSTIAFKDMALSILPYLMTTAAKKHGLENKIVILTATSGDTGKAAMAGFANVPGTEIIVFYPKDGVSKVQELQMTTQTGDNTHVIAIDGNFDDAQTNVKHMFNDVALREKLAANKLQFSSANSMNIGRLVPQIVYYVYAYAQLIKTGEIVAGEKVNFTVPTGNFGNILAAFYAKQIGLPVGKLICASNDNNVLTDFFKTRVYDKKREFKVTTSPSMDILVSSNLERLIFHLLGNDAVKTAELMNALSTQGQYELTDFDTAILELFAAEYATEEETAAEIKRVYDTDAYIEDPHTAVASAVYRKYQVATGDATKTVIASTASPYKFPVVAVEAVTGKAGLTDFEALAQLHDISGVAVPPAVDGLETAPVRHKTTVAAADMQAAVEAYLGL, from the coding sequence ATGACATTAGTTTATCAATCAACGCGCGATGCGAACAATACAGTAACGGCCAGCCAAGCTATTTTGCAAGGTTTGGCGACGGATGGTGGTCTGTTTACACCTCTTACTTATCCAAAGGTGGATTTGGACTTTGACACATTAAAAGATGCTTCTTACCAAGAAGTGGCTAAATTAGTTTTGTCAGCATTTTTAGATGACTTTACAGCTGAGGAGTTGGATTACTGTATCAACAATGCCTACGATAGCAAGTTTGATACTCCAGCGATTGCGCCATTGGTGAAACTGGATGGGCAATATAATTTGGAATTGTTCCATGGTTCAACGATTGCCTTTAAAGATATGGCCTTGTCTATCTTGCCTTACCTTATGACGACTGCTGCTAAAAAGCATGGTTTGGAGAACAAAATCGTCATTTTGACAGCGACATCTGGTGATACTGGGAAAGCGGCTATGGCAGGGTTTGCGAATGTGCCTGGGACTGAGATCATCGTCTTTTATCCAAAAGACGGTGTCAGCAAGGTACAAGAGTTGCAAATGACTACTCAGACTGGCGACAATACTCATGTTATCGCTATTGATGGAAACTTTGATGATGCGCAAACCAACGTCAAACATATGTTTAACGATGTAGCTCTTCGTGAAAAGTTGGCTGCCAATAAACTTCAATTTTCATCAGCTAACTCTATGAATATTGGTCGTTTGGTACCACAGATTGTTTATTATGTCTATGCCTACGCTCAGTTGATTAAGACTGGTGAGATTGTGGCTGGTGAAAAGGTCAATTTTACAGTACCAACAGGAAACTTTGGAAATATCTTGGCTGCCTTTTATGCTAAACAAATCGGTCTGCCAGTTGGCAAATTAATCTGTGCTTCAAATGACAATAATGTTTTAACTGACTTCTTTAAAACACGTGTTTACGACAAGAAACGTGAGTTCAAGGTAACGACTAGTCCATCTATGGATATCTTGGTATCTTCAAACTTGGAGCGTTTGATTTTCCATCTTTTGGGGAATGATGCGGTTAAGACAGCTGAACTCATGAATGCCTTGAGTACACAAGGACAATATGAATTGACAGACTTTGATACAGCGATTCTGGAACTCTTTGCAGCTGAATATGCGACTGAGGAAGAAACTGCGGCAGAAATTAAACGTGTTTATGATACAGATGCCTATATCGAGGATCCACATACGGCGGTTGCCTCAGCTGTTTATAGAAAATACCAAGTGGCTACTGGCGATGCGACTAAGACAGTGATTGCTTCAACAGCTAGTCCTTACAAGTTCCCAGTGGTTGCCGTAGAAGCGGTAACAGGAAAAGCAGGCTTGACTGACTTTGAAGCCTTGGCTCAATTACATGACATTTCAGGAGTGGCAGTGCCACCAGCGGTTGATGGCCTTGAAACAGCTCCAGTTCGTCATAAAACAACAGTGGCAGCTGCTGACATGCAAGCAGCGGTTGAGGCTTATCTAGGACTTTAA
- a CDS encoding MATE family efflux transporter, with translation MFKKNKDILNIALPAMGENFLQMLMGMVDSYLVAHLGLIAISGVSVAGNIITIYQAIFIALGAAISSVISKSLGQKDQSKLAYHVTEALKITLLLSALLGALSIFAGQEMIGLLGTEQEVAESGGLYLSLVGGSIVLLGLMTSLGALIRATHNPRLPLYVSLLSNALNILFSSLAIFVLDMGIAGVAWGTILSRLVGLVILWSQLKLPFEKPTFGLDKDLLTLALPAAGERLMMRAGDVVIIALVVSFGTEAVAGNAVGEVLTQFNYMPAFGVATATVMQVARAVGENNWERVARLSKQTFWLSLILMLPLTFSIYALGTPLTHLYTTDPIAVEASVLVALFSLLGTPMTIGTVIYTAVWQGLGNARLPFYATSIGMWCIRIGTGYLMGIVLGWGLPGIWAGTLLDNGFRWLFLRYRYQRYMMLKG, from the coding sequence TTGTTTAAGAAAAATAAAGACATTCTTAATATTGCATTGCCAGCTATGGGTGAAAACTTTTTGCAGATGCTCATGGGAATGGTGGACAGTTACTTGGTCGCTCACTTGGGCTTAATCGCCATTTCAGGTGTTTCAGTGGCTGGCAATATTATCACGATTTACCAGGCGATTTTTATCGCTCTGGGAGCTGCTATTTCCAGCGTTATTTCAAAAAGTTTGGGGCAGAAAGATCAGTCCAAGTTGGCTTATCACGTGACAGAGGCTCTCAAGATAACCCTATTGCTGAGTGCACTTTTAGGCGCTTTATCCATCTTTGCTGGGCAAGAGATGATAGGACTTTTGGGAACTGAGCAGGAGGTGGCTGAGAGTGGTGGACTTTACCTATCTTTGGTGGGTGGATCGATTGTTCTCTTGGGCTTGATGACGAGTCTAGGTGCCTTAATTCGTGCAACGCATAATCCACGTCTGCCTCTCTATGTTAGTCTTTTATCCAATGCCTTGAATATTCTTTTTTCAAGTCTAGCTATTTTTGTCCTTGATATGGGCATAGCGGGTGTTGCTTGGGGGACTATCTTGTCTCGCTTAGTTGGTCTTGTGATTTTGTGGTCGCAATTAAAGCTGCCTTTTGAGAAACCGACTTTTGGACTCGATAAAGACTTACTGACCTTGGCATTGCCAGCAGCAGGAGAACGTCTCATGATGCGGGCTGGAGATGTAGTGATTATTGCCTTGGTTGTTTCTTTTGGGACGGAGGCAGTAGCGGGGAATGCTGTCGGAGAAGTCTTGACCCAGTTTAACTATATGCCTGCCTTTGGCGTCGCTACGGCGACGGTCATGCAGGTGGCTCGAGCAGTTGGAGAGAATAATTGGGAAAGAGTCGCTAGGTTGAGCAAACAAACCTTTTGGCTTTCTCTGATTCTCATGTTGCCCTTAACTTTCAGTATCTATGCCTTAGGGACACCACTGACTCATCTCTATACGACGGACCCTATAGCAGTCGAGGCGAGTGTTTTGGTGGCACTGTTCTCTCTACTAGGTACTCCTATGACGATAGGAACAGTCATCTATACTGCAGTTTGGCAGGGTTTGGGGAATGCTCGCCTTCCCTTTTATGCAACAAGCATAGGAATGTGGTGTATCCGCATTGGAACAGGATATCTGATGGGGATTGTTCTTGGTTGGGGCTTGCCTGGTATTTGGGCTGGAACCCTTTTGGATAATGGTTTTCGCTGGTTATTTCTACGTTACCGTTACCAACGTTATATGATGTTGAAAGGATAG
- a CDS encoding HAD family hydrolase: MQKIAFIWDLDGTLLDSYEAILSGIEETFAQFSVPYDKEKVREFILRYSVQDLLEQVAEERNLDAKVLNQVRAQSLSEKNAQVVLMPGAREVLAWADQAGIQQFVYTHKGDNALTILRDLGLECYFTEILTSQSGFARKPNPEAANYLLDKYQLDPDNTYYIGDRTLDAEFAQNSGIQSINFLESSFEGNHMIQELADIPHIFESK; this comes from the coding sequence ATGCAAAAAATAGCCTTTATTTGGGATCTAGACGGGACTTTATTGGACTCTTACGAAGCGATTTTATCAGGGATTGAGGAAACATTTGCTCAGTTTTCTGTTCCTTATGATAAGGAGAAAGTGAGAGAGTTTATCCTCAGGTACTCTGTACAGGATTTGCTGGAGCAGGTGGCAGAAGAGAGAAACCTGGATGCGAAAGTGCTCAATCAGGTACGTGCCCAGAGCTTGTCTGAGAAAAATGCCCAGGTAGTTTTGATGCCAGGTGCACGTGAAGTGCTAGCTTGGGCAGACCAAGCAGGGATTCAGCAGTTTGTCTATACTCATAAGGGGGACAATGCTCTTACCATTTTAAGAGACTTGGGGTTGGAATGCTATTTCACAGAAATTTTAACCAGTCAGAGTGGCTTTGCGCGCAAGCCTAATCCAGAAGCGGCTAACTATCTGCTAGACAAGTATCAGTTGGATCCTGATAACACCTACTATATAGGGGACCGGACTTTGGATGCGGAATTTGCCCAGAATAGCGGTATTCAAAGCATCAACTTTTTAGAATCTTCTTTTGAAGGCAATCACATGATTCAAGAGTTAGCAGATATTCCTCATATTTTTGAGAGTAAGTAA
- a CDS encoding LysM peptidoglycan-binding domain-containing protein, translating to MKKRIILASTVALSFAPALATQAEEISWTARTVEQIQNDVTKNENKNSYTVQYGDTLSTIAEALGVDVTVLANLNKITNMDLIFPDTVLTTTVNEEEEVTEVEIQTPQTDASEEVTTATADLTTNQVTVDEQTVQVEDLSQPIEDTPTATETEKPAEVAPSSEVSDTATVAEEIPSTETPVVEETADTTPTEAPVAETTRPVEEEAPQAATPATEETAATTPAEAPVAAAPATETPADTRGTSATEETATSTATSDTATSTYQAEQSQTPSRTYSAPAAPDYAGLAVAKSENAGLQPQTAAFKEEVANLFGITSFSGYRPGDSGDHGKGLAIDFMVPVSSALGDQVAEYAVKNMASRGINYIIWKQRFYAPYDSKYGPAYTWNPMPDRGSVTENHYDHVHVSMN from the coding sequence ATGAAGAAAAGAATTATTTTAGCCTCAACAGTAGCCTTGTCTTTTGCGCCAGCATTGGCAACTCAAGCGGAAGAAATCTCTTGGACAGCACGTACTGTTGAGCAAATCCAAAATGACGTGACGAAAAACGAGAACAAAAACAGCTATACAGTTCAGTATGGTGATACCCTGAGCACGATTGCAGAAGCTTTGGGAGTAGATGTGACGGTTCTTGCCAATTTGAACAAAATCACTAATATGGACTTGATTTTCCCAGATACTGTCCTCACTACAACTGTCAATGAGGAAGAAGAAGTAACGGAAGTTGAAATCCAAACTCCTCAAACAGATGCTAGTGAAGAAGTGACGACTGCGACCGCTGATTTGACGACCAACCAAGTGACAGTTGATGAACAAACAGTTCAAGTAGAAGACCTTTCTCAACCAATTGAGGATACTCCAACTGCAACAGAGACGGAAAAACCAGCAGAAGTAGCGCCAAGTTCAGAAGTTTCTGATACAGCGACAGTTGCTGAAGAGATACCATCTACAGAAACACCTGTAGTAGAAGAAACAGCTGATACGACTCCAACGGAAGCACCAGTAGCAGAAACAACTCGCCCAGTTGAAGAAGAAGCTCCTCAAGCAGCGACTCCAGCTACCGAAGAAACGGCAGCAACAACTCCAGCAGAAGCCCCAGTAGCAGCTGCTCCAGCAACTGAAACGCCTGCTGATACAAGAGGAACAAGTGCAACAGAAGAAACAGCAACATCAACAGCAACTTCTGACACTGCAACTTCGACTTATCAAGCAGAGCAAAGCCAAACTCCTTCAAGAACTTATTCGGCTCCAGCAGCTCCTGATTATGCAGGACTTGCTGTAGCTAAGTCTGAGAATGCTGGTCTTCAACCGCAAACGGCAGCCTTTAAAGAAGAAGTAGCCAACTTGTTTGGCATCACATCCTTTAGTGGCTACCGTCCTGGTGACAGTGGGGACCATGGTAAAGGTTTGGCCATCGACTTCATGGTTCCAGTGAGTTCAGCACTCGGGGATCAAGTTGCAGAATATGCAGTCAAAAATATGGCTAGTCGTGGTATCAACTATATCATTTGGAAACAACGTTTCTACGCTCCATACGATAGCAAATATGGACCAGCCTATACGTGGAATCCAATGCCGGATCGTGGTAGTGTGACCGAAAACCACTATGACCACGTTCACGTATCAATGAACTAA
- a CDS encoding MarR family winged helix-turn-helix transcriptional regulator, translating to MVAIQDLLYQLRLADQSMTQLFERQLGISLTRYQILYFLIDQSPCNQIAVQERLKIDQAALTRHFKILEKKGLVKRRRNPQNQREVLVEVTDFAREQLITDSPQRHIKVKSQMESVLTKGEREEFSRLLEKLISGLEEIEI from the coding sequence ATGGTAGCAATACAAGATTTACTGTATCAACTACGGTTGGCAGATCAGTCTATGACACAATTATTCGAACGCCAATTAGGAATTAGTCTCACTCGTTATCAAATCTTATATTTCTTAATCGATCAGTCTCCGTGTAATCAAATAGCGGTTCAGGAGCGTCTGAAGATTGATCAGGCTGCCTTGACACGGCACTTTAAGATTCTGGAAAAGAAAGGTTTGGTTAAGCGACGTCGGAATCCTCAAAACCAGAGGGAAGTTTTGGTGGAAGTCACAGACTTTGCGAGAGAACAACTAATAACCGACTCTCCCCAACGCCATATAAAGGTAAAGAGTCAGATGGAGAGTGTACTTACAAAAGGAGAGCGAGAAGAGTTCAGTCGCTTGTTAGAAAAGTTGATATCTGGCTTAGAAGAGATAGAAATTTAA
- a CDS encoding DUF1304 domain-containing protein: MSIFTIILATIVALEHFYIFYLESVATQSDTTSRVFNVDQEELARSSVSSLFKNQGIYNALIGAFLLYGIYFSQSLEIVTIFVLFVLGVATYGSLTVDKKIILKQGGPAILTLLSMLLLK, from the coding sequence ATGTCTATTTTTACAATTATTTTAGCAACTATCGTTGCTTTGGAGCATTTTTACATTTTTTATCTGGAAAGTGTGGCTACGCAATCAGATACTACTAGTCGCGTGTTTAATGTAGATCAGGAAGAACTGGCTCGTTCTTCAGTGAGTTCATTATTTAAAAATCAAGGAATTTATAATGCTTTGATAGGGGCCTTTCTTTTGTACGGAATTTATTTTTCGCAAAGCTTGGAAATTGTGACCATCTTTGTTTTATTTGTGCTTGGTGTAGCGACCTACGGTTCTCTGACAGTAGACAAGAAGATTATTCTGAAGCAAGGTGGGCCTGCTATTTTGACTCTGCTGAGTATGTTACTTTTGAAATAA
- a CDS encoding DUF975 family protein: MKYPKIDLKTIRLQTRQFQAENPRLFLVYLLPSMLVILSGFLNPLARLQESVLEQSFFSMLAQVLQAYLFPLVVSFVSTIFLAGAAFATLRLLKDPDTDLSVKSSLALFAEERFSQTFLTLLLKRFYLFLWSIPNLVGVYFLFYSNLLARRFVALHPEFPKLDLSSLETEQFLMTFGLYFFASLILMIVGNILYVPQHYAYSQVEFLLCDTLDLGQAKPSQILKTSRFLMKGYKFQRFVLDLQLLPWYFLNWITFGIASFSILPYIQNNYIFFYRALLARKRRNG; encoded by the coding sequence ATGAAATACCCAAAAATTGATTTAAAAACCATTCGTCTGCAGACGAGGCAATTTCAGGCTGAAAATCCCCGCCTCTTTCTCGTCTATCTCTTACCTAGCATGCTGGTCATCTTATCAGGTTTTCTCAACCCCTTGGCTCGTCTCCAAGAAAGTGTTTTAGAGCAATCCTTTTTCAGCATGTTGGCACAAGTACTCCAAGCCTATCTCTTCCCGTTAGTAGTTTCTTTTGTGAGCACGATTTTCCTAGCAGGTGCTGCCTTTGCGACACTCCGACTCCTCAAGGATCCTGATACGGACCTCTCAGTAAAATCAAGTCTAGCCCTCTTTGCTGAAGAGCGCTTCTCGCAAACCTTCCTAACTCTGCTGCTCAAACGTTTCTACCTCTTTTTATGGAGCATTCCAAACTTAGTAGGCGTTTATTTTCTCTTTTATAGCAATCTCTTGGCTCGGAGATTTGTCGCCCTACATCCTGAATTTCCAAAATTAGACCTCTCATCCCTTGAAACGGAGCAGTTCCTTATGACCTTTGGCCTCTACTTTTTCGCGAGTCTCATCTTGATGATTGTAGGGAACATCCTCTATGTTCCGCAACATTATGCCTACTCGCAGGTAGAATTCCTCCTCTGCGACACTCTGGATTTAGGGCAGGCTAAACCCAGTCAAATTCTGAAAACCAGTCGCTTTTTGATGAAAGGTTACAAATTTCAACGCTTTGTCCTCGACCTACAACTACTCCCTTGGTACTTCCTCAACTGGATCACCTTTGGAATTGCTAGTTTTTCAATCCTTCCCTATATCCAGAACAATTACATCTTCTTTTACAGAGCCCTACTAGCTCGTAAACGTCGAAATGGATAA
- the tgt gene encoding tRNA guanosine(34) transglycosylase Tgt, with protein sequence MSDSPIKYRLIKKEKHTGARLGEIITPHGTFPTPMFMPVGTQATVKTQSPEELKEMGSGIILSNTYHLWLRPGDELIARAGGLHKFMNWDQPILTDSGGFQVYSLADSRNITEEGVTFKNHLNGSKMFLSPEKAISIQNNLGSDIMMSFDECPQFYQPYDYVKKSIERTSRWAERGLKAHRRPHDQGLFGIVQGAGFEDLRRQSAHDLVSMDFPGYSIGGLAVGETHEEMNAVLDFTTQLLPENKPRYLMGVGAPDSLIDGVIRGVDMFDCVLPTRIARNGTCMTSQGRLVVKNAQFAEDFTPLDPECDCYTCKNYTRAYLRHLLKADETFGIRLTSYHNLYFLLNLMKQVRQAIMDDNLLEFREYFVEKYGYNKSGRNF encoded by the coding sequence ATGTCAGATTCACCAATCAAATACCGTTTGATTAAGAAAGAAAAACACACGGGAGCTCGTCTGGGAGAAATTATCACCCCGCACGGTACCTTTCCAACGCCTATGTTTATGCCAGTTGGGACCCAAGCTACTGTCAAGACCCAGTCACCAGAGGAGTTGAAGGAGATGGGATCAGGGATTATCCTCTCTAATACCTATCATCTGTGGCTTCGTCCTGGAGATGAACTCATCGCACGCGCAGGTGGTCTCCACAAATTTATGAACTGGGACCAACCAATCTTGACGGATAGTGGTGGTTTCCAGGTTTATTCCCTAGCAGATAGCCGTAATATCACCGAAGAAGGAGTAACCTTTAAAAACCATCTCAATGGCTCCAAGATGTTCCTATCACCAGAGAAAGCCATCTCTATTCAGAACAATCTAGGCTCAGACATCATGATGTCCTTTGACGAATGTCCTCAGTTTTACCAACCTTACGACTACGTTAAGAAATCCATCGAGCGTACTAGCCGTTGGGCTGAGCGTGGTTTGAAGGCTCATCGTCGTCCGCATGACCAAGGTTTGTTTGGAATTGTACAGGGAGCAGGCTTTGAAGATCTTCGCCGTCAGTCAGCTCATGACCTTGTCAGCATGGACTTCCCTGGCTACTCTATCGGTGGTTTGGCAGTGGGAGAAACGCACGAAGAAATGAATGCCGTCTTGGACTTTACAACCCAACTTCTTCCTGAAAACAAACCTCGCTATTTGATGGGTGTCGGAGCGCCAGACAGCTTGATTGATGGGGTTATTCGTGGTGTGGATATGTTTGACTGTGTCTTGCCGACTCGTATCGCTCGTAACGGAACTTGTATGACCAGCCAAGGTCGTTTGGTTGTCAAGAATGCCCAATTCGCTGAAGACTTTACGCCACTGGATCCTGAGTGTGATTGCTACACATGTAAGAACTATACACGCGCTTATCTTCGCCACCTGCTCAAGGCTGACGAAACCTTTGGTATCCGCTTGACTAGCTACCACAATCTCTACTTCTTACTCAATCTGATGAAGCAAGTGCGTCAAGCCATCATGGATGATAATCTCTTGGAATTTCGTGAGTATTTTGTAGAAAAATATGGCTACAACAAGTCAGGACGCAATTTTTAA
- a CDS encoding acyltransferase family protein — MRIKWFSLIRITGLLLVLLYHFFQTIFPGGFFGVDVFFTFSGFLITSLLLEEFWKARQIDLLGFFKRRFYRIVPPVVLMVLVTMPFTFLVRQDYVAGIGGQIAGVLGFMTNFYEMLTGGSYESQFIPHLFVHNWSLAVEVHYYILWGLAVWFLSKRSKSSSQLRGIVFLLSAGAFIISFFSMFIGSLMASSYSSVYFSSLTHVYPFFLGSILATVVGVRQTSDLVKQFDRMWDLRQNLLVFAAGLLVLVLLTFFVKFTYLFAYLFGFLLASLAAVTMIFAARVLHEKTPEIQEPRIITFLADTSYAVYLFHWPFYIIFSQLMSNLPAVILTIIFSYFFAILSFYIIEPLIAGKSNPLIRKISRLPHIKPISAGAAGILTLLTLIIIAVAPQVGAFETDLMVNGFKQAQTNIGQTKTLAEQAELSRLGISEGTSLIGDSVALRANTALQEALPEANINAQVSRTTKQANDIMLNNSQNKALLKTVVIATGVNNPEGYKNDLDSIVNNLPKGHHLILVTPYEGDKSKDTYTSVEQYAAYARELAEKNPYVSIADWNKVAKEHPEIWAGTDQVHFGNDSNMIEEGAKLYAETIAAAVKAAQELPVKSK; from the coding sequence ATGCGTATTAAATGGTTTTCCTTAATTAGGATTACAGGTTTACTTTTGGTGCTTTTGTACCACTTCTTTCAAACGATCTTTCCTGGAGGATTCTTTGGGGTAGATGTCTTTTTCACTTTTTCAGGATTTTTGATCACCTCCCTCCTTTTAGAGGAATTTTGGAAGGCACGCCAGATTGATTTACTTGGATTTTTTAAGAGACGGTTTTATCGTATCGTACCACCTGTGGTGCTGATGGTTTTGGTGACCATGCCTTTTACTTTCTTGGTTCGTCAAGACTATGTTGCTGGAATTGGTGGCCAGATTGCTGGAGTTCTCGGTTTTATGACCAACTTCTACGAAATGTTAACAGGGGGAAGTTATGAATCCCAGTTCATTCCGCATCTCTTTGTTCACAACTGGAGTCTAGCTGTTGAGGTTCACTACTATATCCTTTGGGGCTTAGCGGTTTGGTTCTTATCGAAACGTTCAAAATCTAGTAGTCAATTGAGAGGGATAGTCTTTCTCCTTTCTGCGGGAGCTTTTATCATTAGCTTTTTCTCCATGTTTATTGGTAGTCTAATGGCGAGTTCCTATTCATCTGTCTACTTTTCAAGTTTAACCCATGTCTATCCCTTCTTTTTAGGAAGCATTTTGGCGACAGTTGTGGGGGTTCGTCAGACGAGCGATTTAGTCAAGCAGTTTGACCGGATGTGGGATCTTCGTCAGAATCTACTGGTATTTGCTGCTGGGCTTTTGGTGTTAGTGCTCTTGACTTTCTTTGTCAAGTTCACCTACCTGTTTGCGTACTTATTTGGCTTCTTGCTAGCAAGTTTAGCGGCAGTGACTATGATTTTTGCTGCGCGTGTCTTGCATGAGAAAACGCCTGAGATACAAGAACCTCGGATCATTACATTTTTAGCGGATACCAGTTATGCGGTTTATCTCTTCCACTGGCCTTTTTATATTATCTTTTCTCAGTTGATGAGTAATCTGCCTGCTGTTATTCTGACAATCATCTTTTCTTATTTCTTTGCTATCCTATCCTTCTATATTATTGAGCCGTTGATTGCTGGTAAATCCAATCCTTTAATACGGAAGATTAGTCGATTGCCTCATATTAAACCAATTAGTGCTGGTGCTGCTGGCATTCTTACCTTGCTTACCTTGATTATCATAGCTGTGGCTCCTCAAGTTGGAGCTTTTGAGACAGACTTGATGGTCAATGGTTTCAAACAAGCCCAGACCAATATAGGACAAACAAAGACTCTTGCTGAACAAGCTGAACTGAGTCGCCTAGGAATTTCTGAGGGAACAAGCCTAATAGGAGATTCGGTAGCCTTGCGTGCCAATACGGCCTTACAAGAGGCACTTCCTGAAGCAAATATCAATGCCCAGGTTAGTCGAACGACCAAGCAAGCCAATGACATTATGCTCAATAACAGTCAGAACAAGGCGCTGCTAAAAACAGTCGTCATTGCAACAGGGGTCAACAATCCTGAAGGCTACAAGAATGATTTGGACAGCATCGTGAACAATCTACCGAAAGGACACCATCTGATACTGGTGACACCTTATGAGGGAGATAAGAGCAAGGACACTTACACATCAGTGGAGCAGTATGCGGCTTATGCACGGGAATTGGCTGAAAAGAATCCTTACGTGAGCATCGCTGACTGGAATAAGGTTGCTAAGGAACACCCTGAAATTTGGGCTGGAACCGACCAAGTCCACTTTGGAAATGATAGCAACATGATTGAAGAAGGTGCTAAACTTTACGCAGAAACGATTGCAGCTGCTGTCAAGGCTGCTCAAGAGCTACCTGTGAAATCAAAATAA